The nucleotide window TTTAAATGTTGGAAAGAATGGGGGGATCATGCACAAATTCTGATGATAGGATAATAAACAAGCAATGGgtgtaaataataatagtaacatttgatttatataccacccttcaggatgacttaatacccactcagagtggtttacaaagtgtgtgagtattatccccacaacaatcaccctgcgaggtgggtggggctgagagagctctggaagctggcttcaagcggaggaacgggaatcagacctggttctccagattagagccctgctgctcttaactactacaccaaacttgctctcaggGTTGTCTGTAGACAAGGAATGGGTATAATGGATTACCTTACCAGACGTAACAGACTGGCTTAGAGTAACTCATAAGTCAGCCACATCACTCTCGACTCTGCAGAAAGCTGAAAGCCATAGACTTTGAAATCTGTCCAAGCCACAAGATGAAGGGTCACACTGCTAGTAAAAGATCTAGAATTGGGGCAGAGGAGAGCCAAGATAAAAAGGCTTAAGCAAAAAAGGCCTACAAAACCTAAAGAAAGCCACATTAGTATTTTACAGGAGAATCATTCAATTTAAGCCTTAAGTTAAATatatgggggggaggggctcagtACTCCCAATCCTCCAAAACTTGTGTATCACAAAGCATCACCTGAATTAAAATTGCCAAAGCTGCCTCACATAACTTCTGAGAGTACCTTGCCTTCTGGTTTAAGTACCTGGTGGAGAAATGAGTTGCCAAATATACTATGCAGGACGGAGTAGTGGAGGTCAGTGTCTGAACATCAAACCGTGCTAGTGTTTTGTCTATCCATATCTGTAAAACTAAATTGGCCTAGATATGTGTAGCAGCATCTGGGCCCAATGTATGCACAGGAGATACATCTCTGGACCTGCCCGTTTGCAGCTGGATGGATCCTATGCAAGTCTGTGTGCATGGTGAAGCAGTTTGAATGTTATTCCAGCCTCCTATTACAGCCCGTTCAGTTGCCAGATCAGAGGCAACTCGCTTTTCCCGATGGATTATTCTGCCTCCCGGATCCATCAAGCTCCTGGATCCTCCTGTCTACTCAGAACTTGCATTCCATCACTCTGTATCAAGTTCATTACGTAGACGGAACCCCTGCCCAAAAGCGGAAGCAGCCCTCTCAGCTATTTTTGTACAGCCGTGAGTCACTGTGTGTATATCTTCGGCGGCGGGACCCAGCTTTCAGTCCTAGGTAAGTCACTTTAAAACTCACGTACAAATGCTTTCCAGTcgttatttgttttaaaatgtttttttattccTTCCAAAACTTTGTCTGACTGCCCACCCGGGAGTCTTGTGTGGTGCATTGATTCACCTGAAAAGCTGGTCAGCTAGTTTTCCTTCCTAACACAGAAAAGACTGAAGTAGATTCAATCGGTCTGtaggatatttttttctttttccaaatcGGCTAAGGCTGTGACACTGCACCTGAGTGTTGGAAACAAATCCCGCTGAACAAAGGGGGATGTTACTCGGAGTAAATGTACATAGGCTCaagctcttttctttcttttgtaaatatttttgctTGCATGAAATAGTTGTATTTTTATTCCAGGATGTTGCTTTATGGGGAAATAAATTATAATCCAGCTACATCACATTAGAttgggagtgattccgcacacattggataatgcacttccaatcctctttatagatcatttggaacggatttttttgtgtgcggaacaaaaaatccacctcaaacgattgataaagaggattggaagtgcattatccaatgtgtgcggaatcagcctgggtTGCAATCATCTCTATGCAGGTTTCCATTGGAAGAAAAATATCCAGAAAAAAGTTGTGACAAAATAGCAGGGGGACAAATTATTATATATTCAGCTAGTACAACCTCTTTAACAATACTAAAAATTGATGTGTGTcaacaaaagaaaaatgaaaaatgatttAGAAATAACATTTGATATGTAGTAAAATGATCGTTTTTAGAAATTATCTTGGTGGCTTCAGCAAACATGTTTTTCCGTGATACTTATGGCTGAGTGTAGAATGTGTTGGCTCCCGTGTGTTACACAAAATAAGAAAACAAGAGAAGTAAATGGGCATCTCTTAGTGGGGAAAATGAAAAGAACTCTTCAGGTGTGTCTGTTCTATGTACACCATAGAACGTGTAGAGAAGGGCAGATGTGTTTAAAAGGGTAAAAATAGGTCTCAAAAAGCAGGCTGTTGGGCTCTTGCCAaatttttcctctctttctttgtCTCTCCCTGAGTGTGAAAAAACTGATCCCCagcaaaatatggctggatggaCTTAAGACCATTCACCATATCCAAAACCCTTTTTCTTGGCAATAAgtcttagtttaaaaaaaaaaaagtagtattTATTTCCATATAACCTgtagatttcactgttagttttgtGTTTGCTCTCTGGCTGCCGTTTAAAGGTAGGAAAGGATTACAGATAGCCATGCTGGTCTACTAGGGAAATAAAATCCTACATAACAGTAGCACAATTCCTGTCCTAGGACCAACTAAGGACTCACAAAAAATTGAGAAAGCTTTTATGTTCAGTAAAATTCTTTATTAGGCTGTCTGTTCAGCACACTGGTGAGTGGGAAGACAAACTGGGCAAGATGGAGAAATCTGCAGCTAGTAATATTAACGTGGAATTAGGGTCTATTATAAAACGACAGATTTGGGCTTTTATACCTCCTGATAAAGCATTTGGAGGAATTGGTCTTGCTCACTATTCTGGAACTTTTTACCTGGTCCTAATGTTAGTATTTGTGTAGTTATTTTGATCATTGATATCCTACCTTTTTTTAAGCCCAAGCCCGAGCCGGACTCAGCAACTTacaataaaaatagaataaatcAGGCTAAAACCAAGAATCAAAATTAAACTgaacaaacctttaaaaaaaaacagcagaaatgcTATAAGGACTCAGAAATAGCAGACTGAAGTAATACTCTTTAAAATCAAAGCCAAGCAGCAAAGAATAATGGTGATCTTACAAAATATAATAGCAGCAATTTATTATGACTACAATTAGACTATACTCTTATACAGAACTACCTGGTAGTACGTTCATTGACTAAGATGGGATTTAACATCtgaataaatatgcataggattttACTATGTCAGTGGACCTATTACTTTTTAAGCAACCCACAAGGGCATGGGTTTTAGACCTCCTTAAAGATGCCCCACTGGGACATGGATAGATTTGACCTCTAGGGTGCTACCCACATGCACGTTCTCCTGTACAAGCTTTGCTGATATGAaaatcccatttatttatttgaacagGTTCATACAAAATAATTTCTAGATGGATTGTGCTCCATGTTAATTAGCGTGTTCCCCTGCAAGGCAGCTTTATTTGGATTTTGCATCCCCAAGAGTCCAAATACATTGGGCCAGCACTGTATAGGAAGAATAGAAAACTATTTTTTTGTGAACAAAGACATTGTGCTGTAGTAGtttgaatgttggactaggacctggattcaaatccccactcagtataaggcaccttGAGTAACTTTGGGACAGCCACTTTCAAACTGTTGGGGTCCTAGATAAAATCACATGCAATAAAAAAATCTAAGAGATTACTTTTCAGCCCAGCCAAAATTAACTTCTTTAGCTTCCACTCTAGTGTAGGAAATGCTGAGCCTCTCCCAATGGGACATAACAGGGACTGGAATGTACTTCTTTTTAAATCTTGTGCGTATCTAGTTTTCCACATGGCACATGGTTccagttcagttttttttcttctcctatTATGAGTGGAGATGCTGATCTTTGTCCTAGAGCAATATACTTCTGAGCCATTGCAAATTCTCACTTCTTTAAATACAAGTAAATATTTGCAGTAGTTTTGAAGAATGTTATACCAACACATGAAAAGATAGTAtggaagtctttttaaaaatctgttgtcTATGAACTATCATTTAGCTCAAGAGAATATAGTGGGCCTAAGAGTAAGCTGTGTATTAAATGTGTGTCAGAATTTAATTGTTTTTGAGTCCTTCCACTAAATGTTTAAGGCTGCAGTTTGCAAGATGCAAGATTTACTTCTAAGTAGTAAGATGCATAAGAGCCAGTTATAAGAGACCACCTGGATCAAACTGTTAGTCTAATATATCTGATCGGTCAGTCCCAAATGCAGGGTTGCAAACTGGCTTAACCTGTGCCTTGAAGAGAGGTTTAAACTGCCAACATTGGCATGGGCAACCTTTTGGCTCAGAGTTGAACTGGGTCATTTGCTCTCTAACTGCTGCCAATCAGACTGCCATTCCAGGAATTCAAACTGCCCTGTGTCTTACATGAAAAAGTCCTTGCACTTTAGATGGTATGGTGTGATTTGTAGAAACTTCACAATAAGGTTCGCCAGCTGGACATACACAATTTTGGTGCATCATGGCACACAATTTGGCATTCTAACAAGTTTGAAAGTTTAATGTTTCTAGTCCTCAGATTCAGACAACCAGAACAGGAAAGACCCTGGGCAGGAGGATTCTGCCCAGAGGATGTACTCCACAATCACTTGAATCAGAATAGGTTGTGTTTAAGCAGATTTGAACTCGTCACAGCACCTGTTTAAATCCAGTGCTTTTTGTTTTATCTGAAATAATTCAGGATGTTTTACAGTTCTCAGCTTCCAAAAACTAGAATATTGTTTCACATCCCCAATTTCTCAACTAATGGAAAGTTCAAGGCTACATTTTCAAGCAATCTCGCCTTGCTGCTTCTCTTTAACAACTGAAATTCAGAAGTATACTCTCTCTGAACAAGGCAGTACCATTTAGCCATTGTGGCTAATAGACATTGATGGAATACATCCACCACAAAATTGTCAAGTCTCCATTTAAAACCACCAATGCTAGGAGCTGCCACCCTATCCAATGACAGTAATTTCCTCAGGCTAATTACGTGATGTGTAACAAAATACAGTTTTGTCTGTTCTAACTTTGGTTCTTATCAACAGCAAGATAGAGGCTGAATGCTGATTCCCATGTGAAAGCGGTCTCATCCACTCCTCTGCCCTTCCCCCTCTCCTATTTACCTGTCTCTTCTTCTGCCCCTCTATCCAGTTGGTGCCCAGTATGGTGAATGTAGACATGTGGTGATTGGGGATTTTGGACAATGGTGATGGCACATTTTGAACAACAATCCAATTTTTCTTCCTAGAAATTGTGCCCCAAATCTGCTGTCTTAGATTTTCAGCCCTCTGTATGAGGCTACATTACTAGAAGGATACATTACTAAGATAACCAGTTTTCTTGGTAGCTTTCCCATATGGTACGTGTTCACATTATAACATCAAGATGTGAACAAGCTACTGGGGAAAAAACAGGCCCAGAATATTTTGACTTAGAGATATAGCGAAAACACCATACCAATTTCCAAAAGGTTGCTAATGTAATAAATACGTGCACTATAAAAGAAAACCTTCATCTTATCAGAGTCCAAAAAAACTGAATCAGAAACTGATAAACTCTGTAATGGGGCACTGGAGATCTCCCTCTGAAGCTCTTTGGCTGAAAATTGGTAAGTTTCATATCTGCAATAGGGAGTTCTGGGAGATTCCCTGCAGTATTTTTTAGATCAGGTTTGTGTCCAATGAAGGTGCTCAGGCAAATTCAGGGGAAAGGCTTTGGCTTCTGTGCTCTGTttcttggccctccagggcaactggtagGCCCCCATGTGAAAAAGGATGCTGCACTGGATGGACCCCTGGTCTCATCCAGCCGGGCTTTTCTGATGCCACAAGATTCCTGTTCTTACGCCCTTCCTCCCTTTGTTGTatcagacgaacacagctaaccCTCTCCAACGTTCCTTACAGGTCAGCCAGCATCGCGTCCCACAATGAACGTCTTCCCTCCATCGCAAGAAGAGTTGCGAACTACAGACAAGGCCACCTTGGCATGTTTGGTGAGTGACTTCATGCCAGGTGCAGCCCAAGTCATCTGGCTGGCTGATGGCTCCCCGATCTCTAGTGGTGTGGAGACGACCAAGCCGACAAAGCACAACGATAAGTACATGCTCAGCAGTTACCTGACCATGCCCTCTTCAGAATGGGAGAAGCATAATGAGTACACCTGCAAGGTGACACACGAAGGGTCCGAGTACCGGAAGACGGTGAACCGTTCGCAGTGATAAGAACTCTGCTGCATGCAGGGCTTTGCTGCATCCTGATCTCTGTTGCAGAAGGAGAGAAATGTCACAtgttctctccccctcccgccctccccagttttccttctctccccacaATTTTCAAaaactttcccctttccctttccccccagCTTCATAGACATCCTTGTTAGTTCTAATGAATAATAAAAGCAGACTCGTGCAATTTTGCTGTCTCTGTATAGATTCTCTCCAgtggcaatttaaaaaatgattgtgAGATGACATCTGTCAGTCAATAAAACAAGACAGTGCTTTATCATGTCGCTTTTGTATGTGGAAATCATTTCTccatagcattaaaaaaaattaggctaAGGCAACCACTTAAAAGCAGTGTGGCCATCAAAGGATTGCTTTTCACATGCAGTGGTATCCCAGCAAAAAAGGTGGGAGCAAAAACCCTTCTCAAGAGGGACTTTCAGTGCCCCTCTCTCAGATCTGaccacagagttttcagtggcGGGAGCATGCAGAGAAAGACCAGCAGTGTTATTCTCAATCATCCATACCGTCCACCTGGGTATCTCCAAGGATATCAGGAGATGAACCTGTTCTCCCCCTTTTGTGACAAGCTCATGAAGTGCCCCCTTCTACCTAAGGGTTAAAAATGCCACTTTTGCCCTCCTTCATCTTCAGTGTCCTGGACAGAAAAAGAGGATCCTGGACACACTCAGCAGAAGGATTTATGAGAACAGAAGTGGGGGTAATATTCACTAGttccctcttcccactgcagatcTCTGGCTCCCCCCATTCTGTTCCTAAGGATTCACCAGGGAAAGACCTTAGCACATTATTTagggtctgcctttctcactgagactccggACGGATTACACAATGTGTATCACACAATCAATAGGATGATGTATCCACTAAGCAATGTAAAAGGAGTCGAAAGTTGGAATTTGAAAGCAAGCTGTCATCTGAACAAAGACTTAAACTGACATGTTAAACACTGCAGAACAGGATATGACGTCAGCAGCAACAAAGGCATTTTCCCAGGCCAATCTCTTATGATGCTGccctctttcctttataacaatGCCCTCCTGACCAATTCTCTTTTACAGTTTACAAAATGGCAGGAGCATGGGGGCCTTCTTGACTTCATCAGTCAGGCCTTTCCACAagataggggccactacagatAAAGCATCTGTATTGTCAATTGTTGAACTTGCCCATCTGCAGGGTGgcctctgcagaaggccctgctcagatgagccaaGTTATCTTGGCAGGAGATAGCTGGAGATGAAGCCCTGGCAATATGAGgttccaaggccatgaagggctttgtatgtgatagccaataccttgaattgatctGGGTTATTGATGGAATGGCTGTAGAATGGgtataatatgcatgctctgcttaCCGCCCAATTAtcacctggctgcagcattcagcGCCAACTGGTGTCTCCAAGCAGATTTCTAGGAGAGACCTGTGTAGGATGCatgacagtagtctagtctccatGTTACTGTGGCCAAATCAAGGTAGGGGCCTAAACTAAAGTTGAAAAAAGCATATATTGTAGCTGCATTTCAGGGTGTGGCAGGAGGACGCAGGCAGTGAAGTGTTACTTCACAGACAGAAAGCATTTGCAGAACTGTTCAGCGAATTCAACACAAATAATTTCAGCTTATTGTTTTATgcctttaggattgccaacctccagtttctcctggagaaaatggctgctctagagggtgggcttcatggcattatacccggcTGAGCTCcctacctgccctccccaggctccacctccaggaaattcccaacccagatttggccTCCCTACCATTG belongs to Eublepharis macularius isolate TG4126 chromosome 13, MPM_Emac_v1.0, whole genome shotgun sequence and includes:
- the LOC129341162 gene encoding immunoglobulin lambda-1 light chain-like isoform X2: MAWALLLLTLLSYHSGSLAQYVLTQPPSVSVSPGQNAQITCSGDNIGGKYVQWYQQKPSNAPVLIIYKDSERPMGIPDRFSGSNSGNTAQLTITRAQAEDEADYYCQSYAVSHCVYIFGGGTQLSVLGQPASRPTMNVFPPSQEELRTTDKATLACLVSDFMPGAAQVIWLADGSPISSGVETTKPTKHNDKYMLSSYLTMPSSEWEKHNEYTCKVTHEGSEYRKTVNRSQ